The Xanthomonas sontii genome contains a region encoding:
- a CDS encoding TonB-dependent siderophore receptor, whose protein sequence is MTLHPLSRACLLGMALSLPAHAASADTASDADSGADAAQAIALPTVQVRADAQSGFRATGPVQADKSDAPLAQTPFSITVVPRALLDSQQARTLSDALHNVSGVVANTYGRRGWDDLIIRGQTASDALFVDGLRTADSNRVAEQLFGVQQVEVLKGPASLLYGQVLPGGLVNLISKHPGAEPMRRVDLGVGSDGLRQGSVDLNQPLSADGKVALRLNALAMNSDDPTDHVYFRSRWIAPSLSLDLGPRTDFVLLTSYQERDYIRQQGLPWEGSAEPNRNGRIDRALFTGEPGQRPYHSHQSRIGYVLDHRFDNGWSLHHAARWQSFGLDGFLIANNGLAANLRTLRRTATQQQFDGRTWVQDTYLQGGFATGTWQHTVTAGLDAFKTWEWNVQSTCRVGNLDVYAPVYGSAVTCPARPTRDNLSVVTSGGLYLRDRIQFAPDWQLLLGLRHDRSRNQSEDRLAGSDTRTDNSATTGSAALMFDAGGGLRPYVSVATSFYPNVGVDAQGAQFDPERGRQVELGVKMEVGSGTSLSMALYDLRRRNVLQTDPFNDGYSIAVGEQRSRGLELNAAADLGNGLSLFGGYAYTDAVVTDDGGQRVSSVGSRLNNVPRHSGSVWLQYTAHGAADGWSVSGGARAEGEKTAYGHRIPGYLVFDAGLGYRQGHWRYALNLKNAFDRDYFTGGLQRAVALGDPRTLLFSVGVDY, encoded by the coding sequence ATGACACTGCATCCCCTTTCGCGCGCCTGCCTGCTGGGCATGGCGCTGTCCCTGCCTGCGCACGCCGCCAGTGCCGACACCGCCTCGGACGCCGACAGCGGCGCCGATGCCGCACAGGCGATCGCCCTGCCCACGGTGCAGGTGCGCGCCGATGCGCAGAGCGGCTTCCGCGCCACCGGACCGGTGCAGGCCGACAAGTCGGATGCGCCGCTGGCGCAGACGCCGTTCTCGATCACCGTGGTGCCGCGCGCGCTGCTGGACAGCCAGCAGGCGCGCACCCTGTCCGATGCCCTGCACAACGTCTCCGGGGTGGTCGCCAACACCTACGGCCGGCGCGGCTGGGACGACCTGATCATCCGCGGCCAGACCGCCTCCGACGCGCTGTTCGTCGACGGCCTGCGCACCGCCGACAGCAACCGCGTGGCCGAGCAACTGTTCGGCGTGCAGCAGGTGGAGGTGCTGAAGGGCCCGGCCTCGCTGCTGTACGGACAGGTGCTGCCGGGCGGCCTGGTCAACCTGATCAGCAAGCATCCCGGCGCCGAGCCGATGCGGCGGGTCGACCTGGGCGTGGGCAGCGACGGCCTGCGCCAGGGAAGCGTGGATCTCAACCAGCCGCTGTCGGCCGATGGCAAGGTCGCACTGCGCCTCAATGCGCTGGCGATGAACAGCGACGACCCGACCGACCACGTGTACTTCCGCAGCCGCTGGATCGCCCCCTCGCTGTCGCTGGACCTGGGCCCGCGCACCGATTTCGTGCTGCTGACCAGCTACCAGGAACGCGACTACATCCGCCAGCAGGGCCTGCCCTGGGAAGGCAGCGCCGAACCCAACCGCAACGGCAGGATCGACCGCGCGCTGTTCACCGGCGAACCCGGGCAGCGGCCGTACCACAGCCATCAGAGCCGGATCGGCTACGTGCTCGATCACCGCTTCGACAACGGCTGGAGCCTGCACCACGCCGCGCGCTGGCAGAGCTTCGGCCTGGACGGTTTCCTGATCGCCAACAACGGCCTGGCCGCCAACCTGCGCACCCTGCGCCGTACCGCCACCCAGCAACAGTTCGACGGACGCACCTGGGTGCAGGACACCTACCTGCAGGGCGGCTTCGCCACCGGCACCTGGCAGCACACCGTCACCGCCGGCCTGGACGCGTTCAAGACCTGGGAATGGAACGTGCAGTCGACCTGCCGCGTCGGCAATCTCGACGTGTACGCGCCGGTCTACGGCAGCGCCGTGACCTGCCCGGCCCGCCCGACCCGCGACAACCTCAGCGTGGTGACCTCGGGCGGCCTGTACCTGCGCGACCGCATCCAGTTCGCACCGGACTGGCAACTGCTGCTGGGCCTGCGCCACGATCGCAGCCGCAACCAGAGCGAGGACCGGCTGGCCGGCAGCGACACGCGCACCGACAACAGTGCCACGACGGGTTCGGCAGCGCTGATGTTCGACGCCGGTGGCGGGCTGCGCCCGTATGTCAGCGTCGCCACCTCCTTCTATCCCAATGTCGGCGTCGATGCGCAGGGCGCGCAGTTCGATCCCGAGCGCGGGCGCCAGGTGGAACTGGGCGTCAAGATGGAAGTCGGCAGCGGCACCAGCCTGAGCATGGCGCTGTACGACCTGCGCCGGCGCAACGTGCTGCAGACCGATCCGTTCAACGACGGCTACAGCATCGCCGTGGGCGAACAGCGCAGCCGCGGCCTGGAGCTCAACGCCGCCGCCGACCTGGGCAACGGGTTGAGCCTGTTCGGCGGCTACGCCTACACCGATGCGGTGGTCACCGACGACGGTGGCCAGCGTGTCAGCAGCGTCGGCAGCCGCCTGAACAACGTGCCGCGGCATAGCGGTTCTGTGTGGCTGCAGTACACCGCCCACGGCGCGGCCGACGGCTGGAGCGTCAGCGGCGGCGCCCGCGCCGAAGGCGAGAAGACCGCTTACGGCCATCGCATTCCCGGCTACCTGGTGTTCGATGCCGGCCTGGGCTACCGCCAGGGCCATTGGCGCTACGCGCTGAACCTGAAGAACGCCTTCGACCGCGACTACTTCACCGGCGGCCTGCAGCGCGCCGTGGCCCTGGGCGATCCACGCACGCTGCTGTTCTCGGTGGGCGTGGATTACTGA
- a CDS encoding IS5 family transposase, with the protein MISLFAGHEREAKRQQIGDPLALLSRHIDFAGIAHVVDAKLSLGTGKRGGRPAWPTQVMIKLLLLQQLYNLSDDALEYQVLDRRSFQQFLGLEHSGKVPDAKTIWVWRERLKTKDLMGDISAAIGEQLQRAGFIARGGQIIDASIVSAPIQRNTREENAQIKQGDDVGQDWSDAKRAQKDMQARWTRKHGVAFYGYKLHASTDRRWGFIRRYDVSAANVHDSRHFEQVLDPDNTGRTVWADSGYADAAREADLKRRGYRPAIQHQGHARKPLSEAAKRRNRRIAKDRVFGEHPFARLAQQGGKFVRCIGLARAKVVIGLKVASHNVMRLARLQERAMAPA; encoded by the coding sequence ATGATCAGCCTGTTTGCCGGCCACGAACGCGAAGCCAAGCGGCAGCAGATCGGCGATCCTCTGGCTCTGCTGTCACGGCATATCGACTTTGCCGGGATTGCTCACGTCGTAGACGCGAAGCTGTCCTTGGGTACTGGCAAGCGCGGTGGCCGTCCGGCTTGGCCGACGCAGGTGATGATCAAGCTGCTGCTGTTGCAGCAGTTGTACAACCTCTCCGACGATGCGCTGGAGTACCAGGTGCTGGATCGGCGCAGCTTCCAGCAATTCCTCGGACTGGAACACAGCGGCAAGGTGCCCGACGCCAAGACGATCTGGGTGTGGCGCGAACGGCTCAAGACCAAGGATCTGATGGGCGACATCAGCGCGGCGATCGGTGAGCAATTGCAACGTGCCGGGTTCATTGCCCGCGGCGGTCAGATCATCGACGCCAGCATCGTCAGCGCTCCGATCCAGCGCAACACGCGCGAAGAGAACGCGCAGATCAAGCAGGGCGATGACGTCGGCCAGGACTGGAGCGATGCCAAGCGTGCGCAGAAGGATATGCAGGCACGTTGGACCAGGAAGCATGGGGTGGCGTTCTACGGCTACAAGCTGCACGCCAGCACGGACCGTCGCTGGGGCTTCATCCGCCGCTACGACGTGAGCGCGGCCAACGTGCACGACAGCCGTCACTTCGAGCAGGTGCTGGACCCGGACAACACCGGCCGCACGGTATGGGCCGATAGCGGGTATGCCGATGCAGCGCGGGAAGCAGACCTGAAAAGGCGTGGTTACCGCCCCGCGATCCAACATCAAGGGCATGCGCGCAAGCCCTTGAGCGAGGCAGCAAAGCGCCGGAACCGTCGAATTGCCAAGGATCGGGTGTTCGGCGAGCACCCGTTTGCGCGCTTGGCCCAACAAGGCGGCAAGTTCGTACGCTGCATCGGCTTGGCGCGGGCAAAGGTGGTGATCGGGCTGAAGGTCGCCAGCCATAACGTGATGCGGCTGGCACGGCTACAGGAGCGGGCCATGGCGCCAGCGTGA
- a CDS encoding LytTR family DNA-binding domain-containing protein: MTDAIVAEDETLLRDALVVLLGEVWPELRIVAECEDGASALERLAELRPQVAFLDIRMPGLSGIEVARALGELSPHTQVVFVTAYDQYAIDAFEHGAVDYLLKPIVRERLQATVQRLQARAAQGPDPAVLDALLQRLQQRPAAPSAPPPLAWVTASSGRETRLILLDDVLYFQADSKYTTVFTRDGEAVLRTSLRELLDVLDPAAFRQIHRSTIVNLKAVASVVRDDTGKGRLKLRHRDEVLTVSQPYMSLFRGM, from the coding sequence ATGACTGACGCGATCGTCGCCGAGGACGAAACCCTGCTGCGCGATGCGCTGGTCGTGCTGCTGGGCGAGGTGTGGCCGGAGTTGCGCATCGTCGCCGAGTGCGAGGACGGCGCCAGCGCGCTGGAGCGGCTGGCCGAGTTGCGCCCGCAGGTGGCGTTCCTGGACATCCGCATGCCCGGGCTGAGCGGCATCGAGGTGGCGCGTGCGCTGGGCGAACTGAGCCCGCACACGCAGGTGGTGTTCGTCACTGCCTACGACCAGTACGCCATCGACGCGTTCGAGCACGGCGCGGTGGACTACCTGCTCAAGCCGATCGTGCGCGAGCGCCTGCAGGCCACGGTGCAGCGGCTGCAGGCACGGGCGGCGCAGGGGCCGGATCCGGCGGTGCTCGACGCGCTGCTGCAGCGTCTGCAGCAGCGCCCGGCCGCGCCGTCGGCACCGCCGCCGCTGGCCTGGGTCACCGCCAGCAGCGGCCGCGAGACGCGGCTGATCCTGCTCGACGACGTGCTGTATTTCCAGGCCGACAGCAAGTACACCACGGTGTTCACCCGCGACGGCGAGGCGGTACTGCGCACCTCCTTGCGGGAGCTGCTGGATGTGCTCGATCCGGCGGCGTTCCGGCAGATCCACCGCTCCACCATCGTCAACCTCAAGGCGGTGGCCTCGGTGGTACGCGACGACACCGGCAAGGGCCGGCTGAAGCTGCGCCACCGCGACGAGGTCCTGACCGTCAGCCAGCCGTACATGAGCCTGTTCCGCGGCATGTAG
- a CDS encoding sensor histidine kinase, which translates to MLASLFFLVRLLCAWAGAVIVAAFVWAGLFYGMNSGPGWLFGLLAMLLMLSALIAGITHLRKVWLIAGRLDWGTLASRQRRQIEIPLDTHEAFALLDAAVRELPRVEEVESTLDSLQVRAKVRRIDPYNGRPPSRWNLAARFAVKRNQVLATVTPGTGTSSLTLLLEPDASAWIDLFAVDEGSNYENAEALGRALARRVAELRRDEQAAAAQAATEQELTVARLNLLHAQVEPHFLYNTLASAQVLARTDPPRADLMLGYLIQYLRRSLPSTEDAMSSLGDELERTQAYLEILCIRMGARLQLQVQVPETMKTLPLPSMMLQTLVENAIKHGLEPKPGGGTIWILARAVDDHVTLTVADDGLGFNTQSSGTGIGLKNLRERLRLTYAGAASFAIVSNFPSGVAATITLPWPAGTTPPPPAPVAMHTGAHHD; encoded by the coding sequence ATGCTCGCCAGCCTGTTCTTCCTCGTTCGCCTGTTGTGCGCCTGGGCCGGGGCGGTGATCGTGGCCGCCTTCGTCTGGGCCGGGTTGTTCTACGGCATGAATTCCGGGCCGGGCTGGCTGTTCGGCCTGTTGGCGATGCTGTTGATGCTGTCGGCGCTGATCGCCGGCATCACCCACCTGCGCAAGGTCTGGCTGATCGCCGGACGCCTGGATTGGGGCACCCTGGCCAGCCGCCAGCGGCGCCAGATCGAGATTCCGCTGGACACCCATGAGGCGTTCGCACTGCTGGATGCCGCGGTGCGCGAGCTGCCGCGGGTGGAGGAGGTGGAAAGCACGCTGGACAGCCTGCAGGTGCGCGCCAAGGTGCGTCGCATCGATCCCTACAACGGCCGTCCGCCGTCGCGCTGGAACCTGGCCGCGCGCTTCGCGGTCAAGCGCAACCAGGTGCTGGCGACGGTGACCCCGGGCACCGGCACCAGCAGCCTGACCCTGCTGCTGGAGCCGGATGCCAGCGCCTGGATCGACCTGTTCGCGGTCGACGAGGGCAGCAACTACGAGAACGCCGAAGCCCTGGGCCGCGCGCTGGCCCGGCGCGTGGCCGAGCTGCGCCGCGACGAGCAGGCCGCCGCCGCGCAGGCCGCCACCGAGCAGGAGCTGACCGTGGCGCGGCTGAACCTGCTGCACGCGCAGGTCGAGCCGCACTTCCTCTACAACACGCTGGCCAGCGCACAGGTGCTGGCGCGGACCGATCCGCCGCGCGCCGACCTGATGCTGGGCTATCTGATCCAGTACCTGCGGCGTTCGCTGCCCAGCACCGAGGACGCGATGAGCTCGCTCGGCGACGAACTCGAGCGGACCCAGGCCTACCTGGAGATCCTGTGCATCCGCATGGGCGCACGTCTGCAACTGCAGGTGCAGGTGCCGGAGACGATGAAGACGCTGCCGCTGCCGTCGATGATGCTGCAGACGCTGGTGGAGAACGCGATCAAGCACGGTCTGGAACCCAAGCCCGGCGGCGGCACCATCTGGATCCTGGCGCGCGCGGTCGACGACCACGTCACCCTGACCGTGGCCGACGACGGCCTGGGCTTCAACACCCAGTCCAGCGGCACCGGCATCGGTCTGAAGAATCTGCGCGAGCGCTTGCGCCTCACCTATGCCGGCGCGGCGAGCTTCGCCATCGTCTCCAACTTCCCCAGCGGCGTGGCCGCCACCATCACCCTGCCGTGGCCGGCGGGGACGACGCCGCCACCGCCGGCGCCGGTGGCGATGCACACGGGAGCGCACCATGACTGA
- a CDS encoding type II 3-dehydroquinate dehydratase gives MSILLLRGPDCVAGHRGRPARIAPPVMRQLLAHAGRAGKTLAVRGCASERELLQALAQADQAGVEMLLLDPGACSDSAVTADAVAHLRRPYVEVHDDASDRREACLCAASGQRLGQVGGYCAQGYALALSIALEHLGCNGYEGDVHVGT, from the coding sequence ATGTCGATCCTGTTGCTCCGTGGCCCGGACTGCGTGGCCGGCCATCGCGGCCGCCCGGCCCGCATCGCCCCACCGGTGATGCGGCAATTGCTCGCCCATGCCGGCCGCGCCGGCAAGACCCTGGCCGTGCGCGGCTGCGCCAGCGAGCGCGAACTGCTGCAGGCGCTGGCCCAGGCCGACCAGGCCGGGGTGGAGATGCTGCTGCTGGATCCGGGCGCGTGCTCGGACAGCGCCGTCACCGCGGACGCGGTCGCGCACCTGCGCCGGCCCTACGTGGAAGTGCACGACGATGCCAGCGATCGCCGCGAAGCCTGCCTGTGCGCGGCGTCGGGGCAGCGCCTGGGCCAGGTCGGCGGCTACTGCGCGCAGGGCTACGCGCTGGCGCTGTCGATCGCGCTCGAACATCTTGGCTGCAACGGCTACGAAGGCGATGTCCACGTCGGCACCTGA